One segment of Nostoc flagelliforme CCNUN1 DNA contains the following:
- a CDS encoding sulfonate ABC transporter substrate-binding protein, with the protein MGYQSSGDLVRVTGVLEKRLEPLGVKVEWAQFAQGPQLMEAMNVGKIDVGSVGETPPIFAQAAGARIVYLAGRRITASSGKGSAIAVPKGSPIKSLADIKGQKVVFQKGSASHYFIIQALKEVGLKYSDIKVLSMPNVEARGAFIQGTIPVWVTGDPHLALVEKLHGARVLRDATNIGTPGGYYVGTREFARENPELLRIILEEIDKNGQWAEANRQEVAKLIAPILKIDLPIQEIISGRANYRIKGITPELMKAQQSVADLFYNEKILPKKIDVQEALLTPQEYAAITPPTLISEK; encoded by the coding sequence ATGGGGTACCAAAGCTCTGGTGATTTAGTTAGAGTGACAGGAGTCTTAGAAAAACGTTTGGAACCCTTGGGTGTAAAAGTTGAGTGGGCGCAATTTGCCCAAGGGCCGCAACTCATGGAAGCGATGAATGTCGGTAAAATTGATGTTGGTTCAGTTGGAGAAACTCCTCCCATTTTTGCCCAAGCGGCTGGTGCCAGAATCGTCTATCTTGCTGGTAGAAGAATTACTGCTAGTTCCGGTAAAGGGAGTGCGATCGCAGTTCCTAAAGGTTCTCCAATTAAAAGTTTAGCTGATATCAAAGGTCAAAAAGTAGTTTTCCAAAAAGGTTCTGCTTCTCACTATTTTATCATCCAAGCTTTAAAAGAAGTAGGTTTAAAATATAGTGATATTAAAGTTTTGAGTATGCCCAATGTTGAAGCCCGTGGTGCATTTATTCAGGGCACTATTCCAGTTTGGGTAACTGGCGATCCTCACTTGGCTTTGGTAGAAAAACTACACGGTGCGCGTGTGCTGCGAGATGCGACAAATATTGGAACCCCAGGCGGATACTATGTAGGAACACGAGAGTTTGCTAGAGAAAATCCAGAATTACTTCGGATTATCTTGGAAGAGATTGATAAAAATGGTCAATGGGCAGAAGCAAATCGTCAAGAAGTGGCCAAACTCATAGCACCGATACTCAAGATTGATCTACCTATTCAAGAAATAATTTCTGGACGCGCTAATTATCGAATAAAAGGAATTACTCCAGAGTTGATGAAAGCTCAACAAAGTGTTGCAGATTTATTTTATAACGAAAAAATCTTACCCAAAAAGATTGATGTTCAGGAAGCATTGCTCACGCCTCAAGAATATGCAGCTATTACTCCACCAACACTTATCAGTGAAAAGTAG